GGTTCAAGCACCCGAAGGCACATTCCTTGCTCGTACACAACCATTCCACTCCATTCCTTGCCGTCGCCCGTTTCCGGGCCCGGTGGCGTTGTCCGCATCGTCCGGTGCGGCCTGGCCGTGGCATTTTTTTCGCAGAGGAGGATCCCGATGAAAACGACGACCTTCAAGTCCCAGTACCGGAAGTTCCGCATGCTCACCGCCCGGTTCTTCAGCTACTGGTTCTTCATCATCTTCGCGACGCTGGGCGTCGGCGTCGCGGTGATGGAGCGGTTCACGAACGTCTTCGGCGTCCAGCACCTCGAAACCGTCATGATCCTGATCCTGTCGTACGCGATCCTCGTCTACATCGTGACGGAGCGGGCGAAGGTCCTGGACGACATCCACGAGAACCTGCGCAGCGCCAAGGCCGAAGTGTACCCGACCCGCGAGTCGGTCTACATGGCCGTCCCGCTGATCATCGCGCGGGCGTCCGCCGACGCCCAGGGCCGCCGGCGGATCTTCCACGCCGCGCTCCACGGCCTCGGCGGAAAACGGCTGGCGAAGCCGTCCCGGCCGGACCCCGTCTTCGAGGTGTTCGACGGCGCGATCGACCGTTGCGTCGCCTCCACCGGCCCGGGGATGTGGCGCGTCTACGAGATCTACAACGTCCCCGACGAGGAGCGGCTCGACGTGCTGGTCGAGATGATCGGGAAGCGGCAGGGGGCCGAGGGGTACGAGGTGCGGGCGTTCGCGCACGCCGAGGGGCTGCCGCACCTCTCCCCCCTCGTGATCGGCGACGAGGACCTGATCGTCGGGGTCGACGATCCCCGGTACTACCGCGCGAGTTCGGCGGTCCACCTCCGGGGCCGCGACCCGGTACGGCTGGCGACCGAGTATTTCTACTCCCTGTGGAACGATCCGCGCATCCGGGTCCTCAAGACGGAGACGGGCGTCGACCGGGACGAGATCGAAAAACTCCGCGCGGAGTTCCGCGCGGCCGAACGGGAGGGGAACGCGCCCCCCGCGGCCTGACCGGGTGTTCCCTAGCTCGTCACCGCTCCCTTCGACGCGCTGCCGACGAGACGGGTGTATTTCCCCAGGACGCCCCGCGGGTATTTCGGCTCCGGTGCGCTCCATCGCGCGAGACGCCCCGCGATATCCGCGTCGTCCGCTTCGACGGCGATGGATCGTTCCCCCGGGTCGATCGCGATCCGTCGGCCTTCGCGGACGACGGCGATCGGCCCGCCGGCCTGCGCCTCCGGGGCGACGTGTCCGACCATGATCCCGTGCGTGCCGCCGGAGAATCTCCCGTCGGTGACCAGCGCGACGTCCTTCCCCAGGCCTGCGCCCATCAGCGCGGCCGACGGGGAGAGCATCTCCCGCATCCCGGGCCCGCCTTTCGGCCCCTCGTACCGGATCACGATCACGTCGCCCTTCCGGATCCGCCCGCCGAGGATGGCGTCGAGGGCGTCTTCCTCCCGGTCGAAGACCCGCGCCGGCCCGGCATGCGAGGCAAGCGCCTTGCCGGACAGCTTCAGCACCGCCCCTTCCGGCGCGAGGTTCCCGCGGAGAACGGATATGTGCCGCCCGGGCGGCGCGTACGCGCGGTCCGGCGTTGCGAAGACGTCCTGTCCGCCGGGAGGGGGAGCGACGCCCGCCAGGTTCTCCGCCACCGTCTTCCCCGTGACGGTGGCGCAACCCCCGTGGAGAAGGCCGGCGTCGAGCAGCGTCCTCATCACCATCGGGATGCCGCCGATCCGGTCCAGGTCCGCCATGACGTACTTCCCGAACGGCTTGAAGTTTCCCAGCAGCGGAACCTTCCGGCCGATCCCGTGGAAGTCGTCCAGCGAAAGGGGAACCCGCGCCTCGTGGGCCAGGGCGAGGAGGTGAAGAACCCCGTTCGTCGAGCCCCCGAGGGCCATCATCACGGCGATGCCGTTCTCGAACGCCTCCCGCGTCGCGATGTCGCGCGACCGGATCCCGCGGCGAAGGAGCAGGAACAGCGCCCGGGCGGAATCGGCGCAATCCCTGCGCTTCTCCCGCGAAATCCGGTTCGCCCGGTCCACCGCCGCGTGGGAGGCCGAGCCCGGGACGGACAGCCCCATCGCCTCGATCACCGACGCCATCGTGTTGGCCGTGTACATCCCCCCGCACGACCCCGCGCCCGGGCAGGAGCGGCACTCCACCTCGTGCAGCTCTCCGTCCGTGATCCTTCCCGCCGCGTGGGCCCCGATCGCCTCGAACGCGCTCACGATCGTCAGGTCCTCCCCCCTGTAGCGGCCCGGCAGGATCGTCCCCCCGTACAGCGTCAGCCCGATGGCGTTGTTCCGCAGGATCGGCATGAGCGCGCCCGGGATGCTCTTGTCGCAGCCGGACAACGTGACGATCCCGTCCGCCGCGTACCCTTCGTGCATGGTCTCGACGCAGTCCGCGATGAGGTCCCGCGACATCAGGGAGTACTTCATCCCCTCCATCCCCATCGTCTCCCCGTCGCTTACGACCGGCGTGCCGAACAGGAACGGCTTGCCGCCGGCCGCGACGATCTCCCGGGACAGGATGTCGCCCAGCTTCCGGATGTGGTCGTTGCAGGGGGTGGCGTTCGTGAAGGGGCACGCCAGCGTGACGATCGGCCGGGAGAAGTCGTCGTCCGAGAAATCGACGGCCCGCAGCATGGCGCGCGCGGCCGCCCTCCGGGCCCAGTCCGCCCCTCCCGGCGTTCCGGTCAGCAGGTTGCTGCGGTGCTTCAGCGGGCGATCCATAACGGGTCCTCCGGAAGTGGGATGAGCGGAGTCCGCCCCCCGATTCCGGAGCGCGCGATTACCGGCCCTTGATGAAGGTCCCCCTCCGGTACTCGTCGAAGGCGACCCGGATCTCCTCCTCGGTGTTCATCACGATCGGGCCGTACCACGCCACCGGCTCGCCGATCGGCCTCCCCGCGACCAGGAGGAAACGGACCGCCTCTTCCCCGGCGGTCACGGATACCGCGTCGCCGTCCCCGTAGAGGACGAGCGATTCGGGCCCGCACAGGCACTGCCGGTCGATGTCGAAGTAGTTCCGCCCCAGCTCCTCCCGCGCGTACGGATCCCGTCCCTCGTCGAAGTAGGCGCTACCGGAGACGACGTACGCGAAGACCGTATGCCCCCGCTTCACGCCATGGCGGAAATTCGCCCCCATCGGGACGGAGACGTCCATGTACTCGGGGTCGATGACGATGTCCCGGACCGGCCCCTCCGCCCCGTTTACCCTGCCGGAGATGATCTTCGCCTTCGCGCCGCCCTCCAGCGCGACTTCCGGGATCTGGCTTCGCTTCACCTCCCGGTATCGCGGGTCCATCATCTTGTGGGCGGCAGGGAGGTTGGCCCACAGCTGGAACCCTCCCATGCGGCCCCGCGCGTCGCCCCTCGGCATCTCCTGGTGGACGATGCCGCTCCCGGCGGTCATCCACTGGACGTCGCCGGCGGAAATATCCCCCTTGTTCCCCATGCTGTCTCCGTGCTCCACGTCCCCCTCGAGGACGTAGGTGATCGTCTCGATCCCCCGGTGCGGGTGCCAGGGGAACCCGGGGAGATACTTCGACGGGTCGTCCGACCGGAAGTCGTCGAGGAGCAGGAACGGATCGAGCAGGGGCACCTCCTGGTTGCCGAAGGCCCTCTTCAAGTGGACTCCCGCCCCCTCGATTGTCGGCCGGGAGCGCCACACCTTCCGGATCTTCCGCACGTCCGCCATCGCCGCACCTCCTCCCGGCCCGGACTTCCGGCCTCGCCTGCGCCGCCCGCCGACGCGGGAGGATCTTCCGCGCCGCCGTCCGTTCCGCGATCTTGATTATATACTGGGGGGAATACGCGGGAAGGAGGCTGGCCATGACATCGATTCGCAGGACCGGGTGGTTCCTCGCGCTTGCCGTTGCGCTTTCGTGCTGGATGGGGGCGTTGGGTTCCCTCCGTGGGGTGGCCGAAGCCGGCGTGATCGCCTCCCGCGTCGAGGGAGCGGACCTCCGGGCGGCGGACATCGCCAAGGTCCAGACGTTCCTGGAGCGGAAGATCGTCGCGCAGAAGCTGGTGGACTACGGCGTCTCGCCGGAAGAGGCGACGGCGAAGGTCCTTTCGATGGAAGGGAAGGAGCTGCACCGGCTCGCCGCGCTGACGGACCGGGCGGCCTCGGGGTCGGACAGCGGGGCGGACGCCGTGGTCGGACTGGCGGTCCTGCTCCTGCTGATTCTCCTCATCCTGTGGCTCATGAACAAGAAAGTCGTCATCCGGTGATTCGGAGACCCGGTGAAGGGAGAGACGAACCCGCCCAAGGCGGATCGAGATGGAGATTTATTTCCGGATCGTCCATCTCGTCCACAGGACGCTTCCCAAGGTGTTCCCGAAGTGATACACTCGTCCCGAAAGGAGGAGGTGTCGATGCCTGCCAGAAATCCGAGGGTCAACGTGGTCCTCGAAAAACCGTTGTTCGATGCGGTCGGCCGCCTCGCCGAAGAAGAAGGCGTATCGCTCTCGACGGTGGTGCGCGACCTCGTCAAGGAAGCGATCGAGATCCGGGAAGACGTCGATCTCGGACGGGTTGCGGAAACGCGCGCGAGGACCCTGAGACGCTCTCGGGCGTTATCGCACAAGGATGTTTGGGGATAGCGTGGCATTTACCGTCAGGTATCACCCTGACGTCAAGGGCGAAGACCTCCCCCAGATCAATGCGAGGATGCAGGAGCGCATCAAGCGGGCGATCGAAACCCGGCTGATGACCGCACCCCAGGAATACGGCCTTCCGCTGAGGAAGAATCTCGGGGGGTACTGGAAGCTCCGGGTGGGAGATTACCGGGTCGTTTTCAAGATTGAAGGGGAGATCGTCTACGTCCTCGCCATCCGGCACCGTAAGCACGTCTACGAAGACGTAACGGCGCGAATCAAATAAAAGCGCTCCCCGAGGCACCCTCTCCGGGACTTTGCCGGCTCCACATCGTGGACTCATAAAGAGGGGAAATAATCAGTTGGTTCTCCGATCCCGGCGACGGTATTGGATTCCCAGCTGGTCCATCCGCGTGCGCAGAGTCGTCGGGTTCACACCCAGCAATTCCGCCGCCCCGCCGGGCCCGTGAATCTTGCCCTTGGCAAGCTTGAGCACCTCGGAGATGTGCGCCGCCATGGCCTCGTCCAGCTTCAGCGGAGGGTGAGGATGGGCGATGCCGGCGGAAACGGCTTCTGTCCTTCCCTCCTCGCGCGGCAGCATCGTCTCGAAGGTCAGGGGACCGCCGCGGTGCCGGATCAGTTCGCGTTCGACCATGTTCTCCAGCTCGCGCACGTTCCCGGGCCAGTCGTACTCCATGAGCCGCAGAAGCGCCCCGGGGGCTATCGAGGGCGGGACCGCGATGCCGAATTCCCTGCTCTTCACCATTACGAAATGGCGTGTGAGAGCCGGGATGTCGCTCTTCCGCTGCCGTACCGGCGGCACGGGGATGGGGAAGCCGCTCAGCCGATACCAGAGGTCCTCCCGGAAGCCGCCTTCCGTCGTCATGCTTTGCAGATCGCGGTGCGTCGCCGCGATCACGCGGATGTCGACGGGAATCGGGCGCTTTCCACCGACCCGCTCGACCTCGCGATCCTGCAGCACCCGAAGGAGCCGCACCTGCGCGGTCGGTGACAATTCGCCGATCTCGTCCAGGAATATGGTTCCTCCGTCGGCCCGCTCGAAACGTCCCCTGCTCTCGGCGACCGCACCGGTAAATGCCCCCTTTTCGTGGCCGAACAACTCGCTGTCGATCAGGTTCTCCGGCAGGGCGCCGCAGTTCACCTTGATGAATGGACCGTCCTTGCGCGGCGAGGAGAAGTGGATCGCGTCAGCGATCATTTCCTTGCGGGTCCCGGTCTCGCCGAGAAGGAGCACCGTGTTGTTGAGCGGCGCCACCTGGCGCACCATTTCCATCACCTTGCGGAGTCCCGTCTCTCCGCCGATCACATCGCCCGCGGCGCCACGGTGCAACTCCCGGCTCAGGAATCGCTTGTCGTCCAGGAGGATGGCCTGGTATCGGAGCACCTCCTCGTGGGCGAGAGCGTTGGCCAGGGCGAGCGCGAACGGCTTCGCGATGGAACCGAGGAACTCGGTCTGTTCCTCTGTGTACCGCCTCGCCCCCCGAACGCGCAGGGACAGGCCGCCGAGCAACGTCCCGTTCATGCGCAAGGGGACGATCAGGTCCGTGTTCCCCTCGAGCCCCACCAGGGGAGCGAAGTAGCGGAAGATCTCGTCCTCATCCGCGTCCGCGGTGAAGGGCGCGGAAAATTTCCGCGCCGCGATCTTCTCCAGCATCCCCTTCGGCAGAGGAACGATCTCGTCCGGAGGAACGATTCCTTCGTTGAAAGCATGGGCGATGTGCCGGACCGCGCCCATTCGTTCGTCGATGATGAAGAGGATCAGCCCGTCGAGCGGAAAATGCTCCCTCAGGTACTCGAACGCATTGCGCAACGTTTCCTTGATCTCCAGGCTGCTGCAGATCCGGAGGGTCATCTCCCGGAGGAATTCGTCGCGGTTCAGCATTCCATCACGTCCCGTCGAAACGGAGCATGCCGTAATTATCGCACGATTCGCGATATACCGTAATCGCTTTTACGGAATGCCGTAGGCCGTCTCCGGCCTGGACACGCAAGTATTTGATTTCAGGCTTCATTCTGGTTTGGCACATTCATGGCTTTGTTGCGCTTTCACTAGTTCAGCTTCCACGAAAGGAAGAGCGACCATGAAGGGCAACCTCACATGCGTGTCCGTGTTGATGGGTCTGGTTCTGGGAGTGTCCCTGGCCGCCTGCAAGGGTGAGCCGGAGAAGAAGCAGGTGCGGAGCGATCCGGTCCCGGTGTCGTTCGGGAAGGTCCGGCGGATCCAGGAACGGGAAACGATCACGGTGAGCGGAAGCATCAACGCGCCGAATTCGCCGGCGAGCGCCTCCTTTCTCGTTTCGGGAAGGGTCGTCTTCGCCGGGCCTCGCGAAGGGGAATACGTGAGCCGTGGGCAGATGCTGGCGCGGATCGACCCTACGGACTACCAGCATACCGTGCAGGGCGCCGAGGCGCAGAGCGCCGCCGCGGACGCAGCGCTGGAGAAGGCGATGAATCCGGCGCGGCCGGAACAGCTGGAGCAGGCTCGCATCACGTTCGAGCGGGCCGAGGACGAATACCGGCGCATGAAGATGCTGTACGAGTCGAAGAGCCTCGCGCCGAACGATTTCCTGAAATACAAGGCGGTTTACGAGTCCGCCCGGCAGCAGTACGAGCAGGCGAAGGCAGGGGGCCAGAAGGAAGACAGGGAGCAGGCCAAGGCCGCCTCCCGTCAGGCCGTCGCCAACCTGCAGATCGCAAGAAAGGCGCTCTCCGATACGACGTTGTTCGCCCCCATCAGCGGATACATCGCGAAACGGTACATCGAGGTCGGCGATACCTCCTCTCCGGCACGCCCCGCCTTCGAGATCGTACAGCTGGATCCCGTGGAGGTGACCGTCGGCGTTCCGGAAACCGATATCCACCGTGTCCGGATCGGGCAGAAGGCGGAGATCCGGATTCCCGCGCAGCCCGAGAAGACGTTTGACGGCACCATCCGCGTCCTCAACGTTTCCGCGGACCCGAATACGCGCACCTACATGGCGAGGATCCACGTTCCCAATCCCCATCGCTTCCTGCGACTCGGGATGATCGCGGAAGCGACCATTCGCGGGGACCGGACCGCCGCCCTGATGACGGTGCCCGGCAATTCGGTGGTCCGGGATCCCCAGGGCGCAACCCGGGTATTCGTCTACTACCCCGACCAGGGACGCGTTTACGCGAAGCGGGTGGAGACCGGTTCCGGGGTCGGCAAGGATCTCGTGATCAAGAGCGGACTATCCGGAGACGAGCGGATCGTCCTTGCCGGGCAGGCCAAGCTCGAAGACGGCCTGGCCGTTACAGCGACCGGGCAGGAGGAGCGCCGATGAACTGCGTCCTGGAGGGGAACGTCCGATGAATCCGATGAAATTTTCCCTGCGCCACCCGACTGTGACCCTGGTCCTGACGGCGATGGTCTTCGTGGTCGGAGTCCACGCTTTCATGAATATGCCCCGGACCGAGGACCCGTCCATCACCATCCGTACCGGCATCGTGGCCGCGCTCTACCCGGGCGCGACGTCCGAGCAGGTGGAGAAACAGGTCACCAAGACGCTGGAGAAGCACATCTTCAAGTTCCAGGAGGTGCGCAAGGACAAGACCTTTTCGACCAGCCGGCCCGGCATGGTGATCATCAACGTCGAGCTCGAGGACCACGTCAGGAACGCGGACCTCTTCTGGTCGAAGCTGCGCCACGAGTTGAACATGAC
This genomic stretch from Deltaproteobacteria bacterium harbors:
- a CDS encoding efflux RND transporter periplasmic adaptor subunit translates to MKGNLTCVSVLMGLVLGVSLAACKGEPEKKQVRSDPVPVSFGKVRRIQERETITVSGSINAPNSPASASFLVSGRVVFAGPREGEYVSRGQMLARIDPTDYQHTVQGAEAQSAAADAALEKAMNPARPEQLEQARITFERAEDEYRRMKMLYESKSLAPNDFLKYKAVYESARQQYEQAKAGGQKEDREQAKAASRQAVANLQIARKALSDTTLFAPISGYIAKRYIEVGDTSSPARPAFEIVQLDPVEVTVGVPETDIHRVRIGQKAEIRIPAQPEKTFDGTIRVLNVSADPNTRTYMARIHVPNPHRFLRLGMIAEATIRGDRTAALMTVPGNSVVRDPQGATRVFVYYPDQGRVYAKRVETGSGVGKDLVIKSGLSGDERIVLAGQAKLEDGLAVTATGQEERR
- a CDS encoding antitoxin, RHH family protein — its product is MPARNPRVNVVLEKPLFDAVGRLAEEEGVSLSTVVRDLVKEAIEIREDVDLGRVAETRARTLRRSRALSHKDVWG
- a CDS encoding PA2779 family protein → MTSIRRTGWFLALAVALSCWMGALGSLRGVAEAGVIASRVEGADLRAADIAKVQTFLERKIVAQKLVDYGVSPEEATAKVLSMEGKELHRLAALTDRAASGSDSGADAVVGLAVLLLLILLILWLMNKKVVIR
- a CDS encoding type II toxin-antitoxin system RelE/ParE family toxin produces the protein MFGDSVAFTVRYHPDVKGEDLPQINARMQERIKRAIETRLMTAPQEYGLPLRKNLGGYWKLRVGDYRVVFKIEGEIVYVLAIRHRKHVYEDVTARIK
- a CDS encoding sigma 54-interacting transcriptional regulator, which codes for MLNRDEFLREMTLRICSSLEIKETLRNAFEYLREHFPLDGLILFIIDERMGAVRHIAHAFNEGIVPPDEIVPLPKGMLEKIAARKFSAPFTADADEDEIFRYFAPLVGLEGNTDLIVPLRMNGTLLGGLSLRVRGARRYTEEQTEFLGSIAKPFALALANALAHEEVLRYQAILLDDKRFLSRELHRGAAGDVIGGETGLRKVMEMVRQVAPLNNTVLLLGETGTRKEMIADAIHFSSPRKDGPFIKVNCGALPENLIDSELFGHEKGAFTGAVAESRGRFERADGGTIFLDEIGELSPTAQVRLLRVLQDREVERVGGKRPIPVDIRVIAATHRDLQSMTTEGGFREDLWYRLSGFPIPVPPVRQRKSDIPALTRHFVMVKSREFGIAVPPSIAPGALLRLMEYDWPGNVRELENMVERELIRHRGGPLTFETMLPREEGRTEAVSAGIAHPHPPLKLDEAMAAHISEVLKLAKGKIHGPGGAAELLGVNPTTLRTRMDQLGIQYRRRDRRTN
- a CDS encoding pirin family protein, whose product is MADVRKIRKVWRSRPTIEGAGVHLKRAFGNQEVPLLDPFLLLDDFRSDDPSKYLPGFPWHPHRGIETITYVLEGDVEHGDSMGNKGDISAGDVQWMTAGSGIVHQEMPRGDARGRMGGFQLWANLPAAHKMMDPRYREVKRSQIPEVALEGGAKAKIISGRVNGAEGPVRDIVIDPEYMDVSVPMGANFRHGVKRGHTVFAYVVSGSAYFDEGRDPYAREELGRNYFDIDRQCLCGPESLVLYGDGDAVSVTAGEEAVRFLLVAGRPIGEPVAWYGPIVMNTEEEIRVAFDEYRRGTFIKGR
- the ilvD gene encoding dihydroxy-acid dehydratase, which encodes MDRPLKHRSNLLTGTPGGADWARRAAARAMLRAVDFSDDDFSRPIVTLACPFTNATPCNDHIRKLGDILSREIVAAGGKPFLFGTPVVSDGETMGMEGMKYSLMSRDLIADCVETMHEGYAADGIVTLSGCDKSIPGALMPILRNNAIGLTLYGGTILPGRYRGEDLTIVSAFEAIGAHAAGRITDGELHEVECRSCPGAGSCGGMYTANTMASVIEAMGLSVPGSASHAAVDRANRISREKRRDCADSARALFLLLRRGIRSRDIATREAFENGIAVMMALGGSTNGVLHLLALAHEARVPLSLDDFHGIGRKVPLLGNFKPFGKYVMADLDRIGGIPMVMRTLLDAGLLHGGCATVTGKTVAENLAGVAPPPGGQDVFATPDRAYAPPGRHISVLRGNLAPEGAVLKLSGKALASHAGPARVFDREEDALDAILGGRIRKGDVIVIRYEGPKGGPGMREMLSPSAALMGAGLGKDVALVTDGRFSGGTHGIMVGHVAPEAQAGGPIAVVREGRRIAIDPGERSIAVEADDADIAGRLARWSAPEPKYPRGVLGKYTRLVGSASKGAVTS